CATCGGAAGCATATGCTATCACCGGATTTTCCCTTTAACAAAAGGGAATCAAAAAAATCTGGGGCGATTGGAAGGTTATGTCTCTAATCCTCGTCCTCTTCATCAACAGCTTTCAGTGATTCGAGGAATTCGGCTGTGGCCCGGTCACGGTCACGCCCCTTCTCTTTAAGCCGCTCAATCGCGGGCAAAATGAGAATATCCACTTCTTTCTGCACGATGTAGGCCAGATCATATTGATCCTGTTCCTCCAGATAACCACCGACCTGCATCAGGGCGTTGTATCGATCCAGTTCCTCACGCGTTAATAATCCCCGGACCTGAACACTGCAATGTCTCATCCAAAAAACCGCCCTTTCTTCAGGACTAGCGGAATACCACCAATGATGAACAGATAACGCAGATCAACCAGTTTCTTCAATTGAGCCGCTTTCCAGCCCTTGTATTTCTTGCCGCCTACAACAGCAATCGCTTCACCTTTACCCAATGAAGCAACCGTGCCTTTGCTCGTAAATACAAAAGGTTGTGGCTGTTTCTTGCGAATGGATGCCACGACGTTCTTGGCGCAGTTCACACCTTGCTGCATTGCAATCTGGGCTGTTGGCGGATAAGGCCGTCCTTCCGCATTGAAGACCAGTGAATTATCACCGATCACATAGACATGCTCATGTCCAGGAGCACGCAGATAATCATCTACCTTTACACGTCCGCGCATCACTTCAAGACCTGCCTGTTCCAACAGTGAATTACCGCGAATACCGCCCGTCCATACCACTGTGGCAGCATCAAGCTTTTCACCCTCACCCACAATAACCCCATCCGGGAGACACTGTTTGATGGGAACACCAATTTTGAAGGTAACGCCCTTCTTCTTGAGCACATTCATGGCATGTTCTACCAATTCCGGGTCAAATCCAGGCAAGGCCGAAGGCGCTGCCTCTACATTATAGATGTGCACATGTTTTGGATTCACATCGAACTCCTTGCACAGCTGTGGAATACGATCTGCAAGTTCAGCTACGAATTCAACGCCACTGAACCCCGCTCCACCTACGACAAACCGAATACGATTTCGTTTGTTATCGTTTTTGTACATCGCAAATTGATATTCGATGTGTTCTCGGATCAGTCTGACCGAGTTAATACTGCGGATGGTCATGGCGTGATCGAGCATACCCGGAATACCGAAGGTCTCAGGCTCACCGCCTAGTCCAATAATCAGATAATCATAGGATAACGTGCCGTCCTCCAGAATGATCTTCCGATCCTGCAGACGAATCTCCTTGACGGAAGATTTAACCAGATCAATCTTGAACTCATCAATCAGCTTCGAAATAGGGACTCTTGCATGCTCAATGGTATCCGTGCCGGCTGCCGGCATATGTAGATGTGTAGTAATATAATGATAATCATGCCGGTTCACTAATGTGACGTCGGCCTCGTTATAATTCAATTCCTTCTGCAGCCGCTGGGCTGTCAGAATCCCGCCATAGCCCGCGCCGAGGATGACGATTTTGGGAATACTGCTCATGTCTATACCCCTTCCGGTTTCACTTGCATCAGTCCAATCTTGGTTGAGATGCAAAATGCACATACTTACAAATATTGATGAGGTCTTGCCCATTATGACGACAAATGTTAACTTCGCGAATTTATTTAAACGTTTGCATCAATTTCATAACTCATTCCATTGATTCGTTTGCACGCAAGTTATCGATTCAAGTTGTGAAATTAACCACAAGATTCTATAAAACACGGGATCTGTGTTCATATTACATATTGACTCTAAATTAGACAAAAAAACACATAGTACAGGTCAAGGATATCTGTATTTCTAGTAAAGATCAAGGTTTTTTTTGTTATTTTTCATAACCTTTCATTTCCAATTTCATCCTATTCTCATCTGATCTTCATCAATTGTTCCTAGATTCGTGACGCCGCTAACTTTGCAACCCTGAATACACCGTTTATAATAGGAAAGACAGTTCAGTACCAATGCCGGTTCCGATACGAGCCTGCACATTTTTCCTGTTAACTACCTATTAAAATATGAAAGGTGTTGTTGATTCTTGACTGCACAGAATTCCAGTCATGATATGACTGATTTACTTATTATCGGTGGAGGCCCTGCGGGTCTGTTCGCCGCATTTTACGGTGGGATGCGTCAGGCATCCGTTACACTGGTTGAAAGTATGCCACAGCTTGGCGGACAGCTTGCCGCTCTTTACCCGGAGAAATACATCTATGATGTAGCCGGATTCCCGAAAGTAACTGCTCAGGAACTGGTGAATAACCTGGTTGAGCAAATGAGTCATTTTAACCCGAATATCCGCCTTGAGGAAAAGGTTGTATCGGTGGAGAAAAAGGATGAGCAACATTTCATCGTGAAGACGGATGAGAATGAATATCATGCCAAAGCCGTCATTATTACGGCTGGTGTAGGTGCATTCGAACCACGTCGCCTGGAGCTTGAAGGTGCTGCCAAGTTCGAGAAGAGCAACCTGCACTACTTCATCAGTGATCTGAATGCCTTTGCTGGCAAAAAGGTACTGATCAGTGGCGGCGGTGACTCTGCGGTAGACTGGGCACTCATGCTCGAGCCCATCGCTGAGCAAGTGACGTTGATCCATCGCCGGGACAAGTTCCGTGCGCATGAGCACAGTGTCGAAAATCTGATGAATTCCAAGGTGAATGTCGTTACACCGACCGAAATCACGGAACTTCATGGGGATGACACCATAACCAAGGTAACCCTTGCCCATGTAAAAACCAAAGAAACTCAGGAAATCGAAGTAGATGACGTGATCGTTAACTTCGGATTTGTCTCTTCTCTCGGACCCATTGCCGAGTGGGGTATCGAAATTGAGAGTAACTCCATCGTTGTTGATTCCCGCATGGAAACATCCATTCCAGGGATCTTCGCTGCCGGGGATATTACAACATACCCGGGTAAACTGAAGCTGATCGCTGTCGGATTCGGCGAAGCCCCAACAGCAGTTAATAATGCAAAGGTATACTTCGATCCGGACGCCAAGTTGTCTCCAGGGCACAGCAGTAACATGAAACGCTAGTTCGCTGAAATAACATATTTTGATACAAAAAAGGGTATCTTACTCCTGAGTGAATCCATATCAGGAGGGATACCCTTGTCTTATATATGCCCGCTGTGTAACGGTCTGGTTGTACCGGAGCAGGCTTGCCCCCACTGCCTTCAGGGACTGTTAGAATGCGGCAAATTGGACGACTACACCGGACCATACAGCCCCTACGTATTCCAATCCTCCTCTGACACGGCAGACGAAGTCGAAAACGTTTGCAATCATGTGATGTACTGTCCCCATTGTCAGACGAGCACGCCATGGGCTGTCTCACTATGGGACTTGTCCGGAAACCTGTAACATTGCCTGCAATGAGGATCTCTAGTGAAGAATGGCAGATACGTCGGTACCCAGTTTGCGCTTATGGATTTCTGCCAACAGCAGTGCGATGAAATCTCGTTCGAGATTCAACTCAATCGCTTTATGGTAGGAATCCAACAACATCTCATCGGATAACATAGCCATTTCCCGCCACAACCTTTCCTTTTTTTTCCTCAAAACTATCATATCAGAGATTCATATAGAGAACAAGCGTTCTTGTTATCCACAATGATATGTGGAAATCCTGTGCATAGTTTGTTGATAAATGGAAAAAATGTAGAGTAATCAACGTGTATAGTGTGGACAATATTTATGCACAGGCATGTTGTACTACTATCAGAACGTTTATCTGCGTATTTTTTTTGGAATAAATTCATAGTTTCAAGACTTGTTGCGAGTAAATTACCCAGTAATGTAAAATTTCAAACCTTTTTCAACCCATTTTCTTCTATATATTATCGGTTTTTCTTGGATTTTCTTGAGCTTTCCCATTCATTTTCTATTGAGGTCTGGTATTCACTTCCAAAATCCAGATCTTGCCTGAATAATCCAGTCCATAATCAAATCCAAGCTGACCTACACCAGGGAACTGCCGTTCCATAATGTACGTGCATGTCAGTGTAAGTGAACGCATCTCCCTGCGTTTGTGCCGACCAGATATATGGGGCAGGGATAAACCGAGAGCTCGCCTTCCTGATAACATGGTGCCACCCTTGCTCAGATTCGTTACACAGAGCCCGGGACGAGCGAGACGTCCAACCAAGGAACGGAATACCCAGCCTCGATCGGTTTTGACAACTTTGACTCTGTAATCAACAGGTCTCCCTTGAATCGTTGCCAGATGAATGCCTTGCTGGATCAAGTACCTGCGTCTAGCCTTTACACGCACCAGAGAGCGATACATCTGGCTGAAACTGGCGAAAGAACGTGTCGTTTTCATATGGGTGTATCGATAAGCCCCACCGCTCGCCGATACCCGGATGACACCATAACCTCCGCCTCCTACAATAGGTTTGACATACACCATTCCATAACGACTGAGCATGTGCAGCAGATTACCCGAGTTGAATGCCTTGGTCTGTGGAATATGGACCGCGGCTACCGGGTATTTCATCAATGCCGCTGTCTTCCGCCATTTGCTTGCAAGCTGTCTCGACATGGGTTGATCTCCTTCCTTGAAACAATAGTCCTTCCTTATACATACTCAACAGAAGCCTTGCTTTCTTGGATGTCTGTCCACGGCAGGGGCCCCTTTTCCATGAAACTTGTCCCAGGGTGATGGCGGAAACGGGAACAAGCGCCCGGTTTGCTTTTCAAACAAGTCAATCTGTCGTATGCTACTAAGGAACGGCTTGGAAGGGCTTAAATATGAGGATCTAAGGAGCGTTTAGAACAAATGGAAGCATTTTTCAAATCACTTTATGGCGTAGCCTATTTTGCAATGTCGATCGTTCTGGTAGCCGTTACGGTACTTCTCTTTGTCACAGGTATTCGACTGTTTATTCAAAAGCGCAATCGCGGCTTTGCCGTGAGTTGTCTTATATTTGCCTGTTTCATCGTCTTTATCATTGTTGTTATGTTAACTACGCCCTTCTCTGCCACACCGCCGGGTTCACCGGAAGCCATGGCTGCCCTTCTTCACTTCGGGTAGTTGAACCTCTGTAGAAGGAGATGCTTATGACACGTACTAATGAAACCTTAGGAATTATTGATATCGGCTCAAACTCCATTCGTCTAGTTATCTATGAACTGGATCAGGACGCAGCCTATCGCATCATTCATGAAGACAAATACGCCGCTCGTCTGAGCAGCGTTGTTGAGCCGGATGGTACCATCCTTCGCCATTCTTTGGATAAAGCCATCACCATCTTGCGTCAATTCAAAGCGACCTGTGAAGCGTATCAGACCAAACTGATCCGTGCAGCAGCTACGGCAGCCATTCGTAATGCAAGCAATGTCCTGCAGATTATCGAATGGCTGGAGACAGAGACGGGGCTTACCATTGAATGTGTATCCGGAGATCGGGAAGCCTATTACGGTTTCCTTGGTGTTACTCAATCCATTGATCTGGCAGACGGTTTCGTCGTAGATATTGGAGGCGGCAGCACGGAGATCACAGTCTTTCGGGATCGGAAGAGGTTACATAGCATTTCCCTCCCCATTGGTGCAGTGAATTCACATGCCCGTTATGGGGGTGAAGACCAGTGGAGCGAAGCGAATGCGAATGCATTGTGCAATGAAGTCATTCAAGCTCTTCGTGGACAGGATTGGATTCATGAGCATCCTGGACTGCCACTCATTGGACTTGGCGGAACGATGCGTACACTCGCCAAAGTGGAGCAGAAACGAACCCAGTATTCGTTGCCTGTCACCCATCATTATGAGATCAGTGAGCAAGCAATGGAGAACATCGCTCGCTCCCTGCCACATCTCACCTCGGCACAGCGCAAAAAGGTGCCTGGACTCGCTAAAGATCGCGCAGACATCATTGTGCCCGGCGTACTGATCCTACGAACCGTCTTCCAGTTAATACAGGGAGATCGTTATGTGGTTAGTGGTGCGGGTCTACGAGACGGGTTGTTGCGTGATTATATGGCTGGAGGTCAGCCGGTCGTTCCGGACGCGCTGAAGGACAGCATCCGCAACTTTATCCATTTCGGTCCGCCTATTCCAGAGAAACGTCTGCAACGGATTCATCAGGATGCGGTTACCCTGTATACTGCACTACAAGGCACTGCTCCTGATGAGGCAGATGCCCGAATCCTGTATGCGTCCTCCATGCTGCACATGGCAGGTAAGCAGATTAACTATTTCCGTTATACACAGCACTCGGCCTATTGGATTATGAATGCAAGCATCTATGGACTTTCTCACCGAGAGACGATCCTCAGTGCCAGCGCGGCCGATTATCATCCAAAAAAAAGAACGCCCCAACTGCTGAATAAGCACCGGGACATTCTGAAAAACTCGGATGAGCGACATGCTCATCGTATAGGCTCTCTGCTGCGCGTAGCCGAAGCCATTAATCGATCGGAGAGCATCGCTGCGATCGAAGCAACCAAAGAAAACGACTCGCTGCAGGTGCAGTTCACCTGTACAGCAGAGCCGTTACTGGAACTTGATGGCCTGGAAGAGGCCGTCAAGGATCTGCAGGAAGCCTGGGGAGTTACGTTATCGTACTCCATTCAGCAGGTTTCCAAGGGATAATTCCCATAGCCTCCGTCTGACTTCTCAGCGGGGGCTTTTCATTTTTTACAAATACATAATTGCCACCAGGCATAAGCTCTCTGGCTTTGACATTATCATTAAGGGACAGATTAAGAATATCGACCAGCATCTTCTTCAGCTCTGGATCGAACACGGGACACATCAGTTCAATTCTTCGATTCAGGTTACGTGTCATCCAGTCTGCACTGGAGATGAATACATCCGGGTTGCCGCTATTTTCAAAATAAAACAACCGTGAATGCTCCA
The window above is part of the Paenibacillus sp. 1781tsa1 genome. Proteins encoded here:
- a CDS encoding NAD(P)/FAD-dependent oxidoreductase; the encoded protein is MSSIPKIVILGAGYGGILTAQRLQKELNYNEADVTLVNRHDYHYITTHLHMPAAGTDTIEHARVPISKLIDEFKIDLVKSSVKEIRLQDRKIILEDGTLSYDYLIIGLGGEPETFGIPGMLDHAMTIRSINSVRLIREHIEYQFAMYKNDNKRNRIRFVVGGAGFSGVEFVAELADRIPQLCKEFDVNPKHVHIYNVEAAPSALPGFDPELVEHAMNVLKKKGVTFKIGVPIKQCLPDGVIVGEGEKLDAATVVWTGGIRGNSLLEQAGLEVMRGRVKVDDYLRAPGHEHVYVIGDNSLVFNAEGRPYPPTAQIAMQQGVNCAKNVVASIRKKQPQPFVFTSKGTVASLGKGEAIAVVGGKKYKGWKAAQLKKLVDLRYLFIIGGIPLVLKKGRFFG
- a CDS encoding NAD(P)/FAD-dependent oxidoreductase, which translates into the protein MTAQNSSHDMTDLLIIGGGPAGLFAAFYGGMRQASVTLVESMPQLGGQLAALYPEKYIYDVAGFPKVTAQELVNNLVEQMSHFNPNIRLEEKVVSVEKKDEQHFIVKTDENEYHAKAVIITAGVGAFEPRRLELEGAAKFEKSNLHYFISDLNAFAGKKVLISGGGDSAVDWALMLEPIAEQVTLIHRRDKFRAHEHSVENLMNSKVNVVTPTEITELHGDDTITKVTLAHVKTKETQEIEVDDVIVNFGFVSSLGPIAEWGIEIESNSIVVDSRMETSIPGIFAAGDITTYPGKLKLIAVGFGEAPTAVNNAKVYFDPDAKLSPGHSSNMKR
- a CDS encoding sporulation histidine kinase inhibitor Sda, encoding MAMLSDEMLLDSYHKAIELNLERDFIALLLAEIHKRKLGTDVSAILH
- a CDS encoding YheC/YheD family protein encodes the protein MSRQLASKWRKTAALMKYPVAAVHIPQTKAFNSGNLLHMLSRYGMVYVKPIVGGGGYGVIRVSASGGAYRYTHMKTTRSFASFSQMYRSLVRVKARRRYLIQQGIHLATIQGRPVDYRVKVVKTDRGWVFRSLVGRLARPGLCVTNLSKGGTMLSGRRALGLSLPHISGRHKRREMRSLTLTCTYIMERQFPGVGQLGFDYGLDYSGKIWILEVNTRPQ
- a CDS encoding Ppx/GppA phosphatase family protein; translated protein: MTRTNETLGIIDIGSNSIRLVIYELDQDAAYRIIHEDKYAARLSSVVEPDGTILRHSLDKAITILRQFKATCEAYQTKLIRAAATAAIRNASNVLQIIEWLETETGLTIECVSGDREAYYGFLGVTQSIDLADGFVVDIGGGSTEITVFRDRKRLHSISLPIGAVNSHARYGGEDQWSEANANALCNEVIQALRGQDWIHEHPGLPLIGLGGTMRTLAKVEQKRTQYSLPVTHHYEISEQAMENIARSLPHLTSAQRKKVPGLAKDRADIIVPGVLILRTVFQLIQGDRYVVSGAGLRDGLLRDYMAGGQPVVPDALKDSIRNFIHFGPPIPEKRLQRIHQDAVTLYTALQGTAPDEADARILYASSMLHMAGKQINYFRYTQHSAYWIMNASIYGLSHRETILSASAADYHPKKRTPQLLNKHRDILKNSDERHAHRIGSLLRVAEAINRSESIAAIEATKENDSLQVQFTCTAEPLLELDGLEEAVKDLQEAWGVTLSYSIQQVSKG